The Streptomyces sp. WZ-12 genome segment ATCTGGGTGCTGGAGGCGCTGTTCTTCTTCCAGGGCACGGGGATGGCGCACATCATGCCGCCGGTCACCGTCACGATCATGCAGTCGCTGCCGCGCGAGAAGGCCGGCTCCGGCTCGGCGCTGAACAACATCTTCCGGCAGGTCGGCGGCACCCTCGGCGTCGCCGTCCTGGGCTCGCTGCTGTCCACCAGCTACCGCACCGGCATCCAGGGCACCGTCGACGCGCTGCCCGGCCTGCCCGGCCCGGTGCGGGACGCGGCCGGCGAGTCCATCGAGGCCACCCTCGGCCTCGCCGCCCGACTGGACCCGGCACTCGCCCGCCCGCTGATCGCCCGGGCCGACGACGCCTTCCTGCACGCCATGCACGTCACCGCGCTGGGCTCGGCGGTCGTCTCGATGCTCGGGGTCCTGGTGGTCGCGGCATTCCTGCCGGGCAAAATGGCCCCGGCTCCACATCCGACGGAGCCGCAGGACGGACGGAAGGCGGGCGCAGCGCGATGAAGGCGGCGGAAGACGGCGGGTCGGCGCGCGGGCCGCGCGCGGGGGCGCCGGCTCCCGCGCGCCGGGGCCGCCCGCGCAGCGCCGCCGCCGGCTCCGCCATCGTCGAGGCGGTGCTCCGCCTGATCGAGGACGGCGTCCCGATAGGGGAGCTCTCCATAGAGCGGATCGCCCGCGAGGCCGGCGTGGGCAAGGCCACGCTCTACCGCCGCTGGTCCGGCAAGAGCGCGCTGCTGCTCGACGTGATGCGGTCCCTGGACGCGCCCGACCCGCCGCTGCTGGGCCGCTCGGTCCGCGAGGACCTGGTGGCGCTGCTGGAGTTCTGGCGCCACCGCGGCCTGGCCAAGCGCAGCTCCGCGGTGCTGCGCACGGTCGTCAGCCACGTCGAGGCCCAGCCCGAGTTGTGGACGGAGTACCACGAGACGGTGGTCCGGGCCCGGCACGAGGCGCTCATAGGGGTGCTGCGGCGCGGGATGGCCACCGGGGAGGTCCGCACCGACCAGGACCTGGAGACCCTCGCCGACCTCTTCGTCGGCCCGATGTTGGCCCGCGCCCTGCTGCGCGAGTGGCGGGAGCTGCCCGAGGGGTTCGCGGAGGCCATCGTCGACACGGTGCTGGAGGGCGTCCGGCCCCGTCCCGCGCTGCCGGACGCGAAGGCCGGGTGACCCTCGGCGGGGGGACGTGTGACCGGACCATGCCCGTTCTGTCACAGCCGCCGTCACGAAGCGTCGATCCGGAACCCGAGGCGTCGGACGGCCCGTCATCCCTTGCGGAACGTCGAAGAGGGTCCGGCGGCACGCGGATCTAAGAGAGCGTTTCACCGCCATCACCTAGGGTCGATGATCACAGGTGAGGCGCACCGGAGCAGGGCGGCAAGGCAGTGAGGACAGCACAATGGCGCAGGCGTACGTGACGCAAGCGGGACAGGGCCAGGGGCCCGAGCGGACCGGCTCCCGGCCGGGGCGCCTGCGCAACTGGTGGCGCAGGGAGGGGATGTGGCGCCGCGGCATCATCCTGGCGGTGCTCGCGGTGGCCCTCGGGCTGGCGATGGTGTTGCACGCCCGGATCCCCAACACCGTGGGAAATCTGGGCAGTTTGCTGGAGACCTTCCTGCCGTGGCTGGGGCTCGGCGTCCCGCTGCTGCTGCTCTGCGCGCTGTTGCGCCGCTCGGCGACGGCGCTGGTGGCGCTGGTGCTGCCGGCCGTCGCGTGGGTCGCGCTCTTCGGCGGGCAGATCACCGACAAGTCCGGCACCGGCGGCAACCTCACCGTGCTCACCCACAACGTCGACGCAGGCAACCCCGATCCGGCCGGCACCGCCCGCGACATCGTGGCCTCCGGCGCGGACGTGGTGGCCCTGGAGGAGCTGACCGGCACGGCGCTGCCCACCTACCGCGCGGGCCTGGCCGCGACCTACCCGTACCACACGGTGCAGGGCACCGTCGGCCTGTGGAGCAAGCGCCCGCTGGCCGATATCCGCCCGGTGGACATCAAGATCGGCTGGGTCCGGGCGCTGCGCGCCACCCTCACCGCAGCCGACGGCCGACAGATCGCCGTCTACGTCGCGCACATGCCGTCCGTGCGGGTCCACGTCGACAAGGGCTTCACCGCGAACCAGCGGGACGGCAGCGCCCGGGCGCTCGGCGAGGCGATCGCCGCCGACCCGGTCCGCCAGGTGATGCTCCTCGGCGACCTCAACGGCACCATGAACGACCGCTCACTGGCCCCGCTGACCTCCCAGCTCCGCTCCGCCCAGGGGGCGGCGGGCGACGGCTTCGGCTTCAGTTGGCCGACCGACTTCCCGATGGCCCGGATCGACCAGATCCTGGTGAAGGGCATCGACCCGGTCAAGGCGTGGGTGCTGCCGGCGACCGGCAGCGACCACCGGCCGGTGGCGGCGACCCTGAAGGTCTAAAGGAGCGCGGCCGGGCCAGAGGCCCGCGCCGGTCGGACGGCCCCCGGGACGTCCCGCCGACGCGGGCTTTTCACATGCCGTTTTCGCGTCGGAATACTGGGCCTGGAACACTTTGTTCCGTACTCGAACTTAGGCGTTCCGCGCAGAACGCCCGCGCGGTGCACCGCGCACCTCCCCCCAACCCCGAAAGGTTCTCCATGCCCTTGGCTCTGCTCGCGCTCGCGATCTCGGCCTTCGGTATCGGCACCACCGAGTTCGTGATGATGGGCCTGCTGCCCGACGTCGCGGACGATCTGGGCACCTCCGTGCCCACCGCCGGCTACCTCGTCTCCGCCTACGCCCTCGGCGTCGTCATCGGCGCCCCGCTCCTGACGGCCCTCGGCTCCCGCGTGCCCCGCAAGCGGATGCTGGTGGCACTGATGGCGGTCTTCACGGTCGGCAACCTCGCCTCCGCCCTGGCCCCCACCTTCGGCCTGCTGGTCGCCGGCCGGCTGCTGGCCGGGCTGCCGCACGGCGCGTTCTTCGGCGTCGGCGCGGTGGTCGCGGCCCGGATGGTGCACGAGGGCCGCCGGGCCCGCGCGGTGGCGACCATGTTCCTCGGCCTGACCATCGCCAACATCGTCGGCGTGCCCGCCGCCACCCTGCTCGGCCAGCACCTCGGCTGGCGCGCCACCTTCCTCGTCGTGGCCGTCATCGGCCTGGTCGCGATGGCCGCCCTGGCCCGGCTGATCCCGCCGCTGCCCGCCGAGGCGCGCACCGGCCTCGGCGGCGAGCTGCGCGCGCTCGGCAACCGCCAAGTGCTGCTCGGCCTGCTCACCACCGTCTTCGGCTTCGCCGGCGTCTTCGCCGTCTACAGCTACCTGGCGTCGATGATGACCGAGGTCACCGGCTTCGCCGCCGGCACCGTCCCGGTGGTCCTGGCGCTGTTCGGCATCGGCATGACGCTGGGCGCGCTGGCCGCCGGGCCGCTCACCGACCGGGCGCTGCGCCCCACCCTCTACGCCGCCCTCGGTGCGCTCGCCGTCGTCCTGACCGTCTTCCACTTCGTCGCGACGGTGAAGTGGGCGGCGCTGGTCAGCGTCGTCCTGATCGGCGCGGTCGGCTTCCTGACCACCACACCGCTGCAGATGCTGGTGATGAACAAGGCCCAGCACGCGCCCACCCTGGCCGCCGCCTCCAACCAGTCGGCGTTCAACCTCGCCAACGCCGGCGGCGCCTGGATCGGCGGCCTGGTCCTCTCGGCGGGCTGGGGCTGGACCTCGCCCACCCTGGCCGGCGCGGTACTGGCCGCCGCCGGCCTGGTGGTGGCGCTGGTCGCCGGCCTGCTGGACCGCGGCGCCCCCGAGACCACCAAGATCGTGGCGCGCGGCGGCGAGGGCGAGCCGGGGCCGGCGGCCCCGGACCGGGCGGCGGCGGACGCCGTCACGCCCCCTCTCGCCAGTGGTTCGTGATCGGCAGCCGCCGGTCCTTCCCGAAGCCCTTGGCGGAGATCTTGGTGCCGGGCGGGTACTGCCGGCGCTTGTACTCGGCGCGGTCCACCAGCCGCAGCACCCGGGTCACCAGCGCCGCGTCGAAGCCCTGCGCCACGATCTGCGCCCGGCCCAGGTCACGGTCGACGTACAGCTCCAGGACCCGGTCCAGCACCGGATAGTCCGGCAGTGAGTCGGTGTCGACCTGGCCGGGCCGCAGCTCGGCGCTGGGCGGCTTGCTGAGCGTGTGCTCCGGGATCGGCGGGGTCTGGCCGCGCTCGGCGGCGGCCCGGTTGCGCCAGTGCGCCAGCTCGTAGACGACCGTCTTGTAGACGTCCTTGATCGGGCCGTAGCCGCCGACCGAGTCGCCGTAGAGCGTCGAATAGCCGCATGCCAGCTCGGACTTGTTGCCCGGCGCGAGCACCAGGTGCCCCTCCTGGTTGGAGATCCCCATCAGGATCGTGCCGCGCAGCCGCGACTGGAGGTTCTCCTCGGCGAGCCCGGTCAGCCCCAGCGCCCCCAGGTAGGCGTCGAACATCGGCCCGATCGGCACCGTGCGGAAGTGCAGCCCCGTACGGCGGGCCAACTCGGCGGCGTCGTCCAGGGAATGCTGGGAGGAGTAGCGCGAGGGCATCGCCACCGCGTGCACCTGGCCGGCACCCAGCGCGTCGCAGGCGAGCGCGGCCACCAGCGCGGAGTCGACGCCGCCGGACAGCCCGAGCACCACGCTGCCGAAGCCGTTCTTGGCGACGTAGGCGCGCAGCCCCACCACCAGCGCGGTGTAGACCTCCTCCAGATCGTCGAGCCGCGCGGCGATCCCGCCCGCCGTCTGCGGCGGGTACGGCGCCAACTCCTTTGCGGAGAGCACCACATGGTCCACCCGCAGCCCGTCGTCCAGCACCCCGGACGGCGGTTCGGGCGCCGCGGCGGGCAGCTCCAGATCGAGCAGCACGCACCCCTCGGCGAACTGCGGGGCTCGCGCGATCACCCCGCCGTCCCGGTCGACGACGATCGAGTCGCCGTCGAAGACCAACTCGTCCTGACCACCCATCATCGCCAGATACGCGGTGGTGCAGCCGGCCTCCTGGGCCCGCTTGCGGACCAGCTCCAGCCGGGTGTCGTCCTTGTTCCGCTCGTACGGCGAGGCGTTGACGGACAGCAGCAGCCCGGCGCCGGCGCTGCGCGCGGCCGGCACCCGCCCGCCCTCCTGCCACAGGTCCTCGCAGATGGCCAGCGCCACGTCGACGCCGTGGACCCGGATCACGGGCAGGGTGTCGCCGGGGACGAAGTAGCGGAACTCGTCGAAGACGCCGTAGTTGGGCAGGTGGTGCTTGGCGAAGGAGAGCGCGACCGCGCCGCGGTGCAGCACCGCCGCCGCGTTCTGCGGCGCGCCGGCCGGCCGGCCGTAGCGGGGCAGCGCCTGTGCGCAGCGGTCGAGGTAGCCGACGACGACGGGGACGTCGCCCAGCCCCTCCGCGGCCAGCCGGCCGGCGAGTTCGGTCAGCGCGGCCCGGCTGGCCGTCACGAACGAGGCGCGCAGCGCGAGGTCCTCGACGGGGTAGCCGGTCAGCGCCATCTCGGGGAAGGCGACGAGGTGCGAGCCCTGGCCGGCGGCGTGCCGGGTCCAGTGCACGATCGTCTCGGCGTTCCGCGCGATGTCGCCGACACAGGAATCGATCTGATTGAGGGCGAGACGAAGTTGAGGCACCCCGCCAGTCTAATCGTCTTTCTGACGCAATGGGGGTGCGACGCCGTGCCGCGGCCCCCTGCGACGACGTCACAGGGGGCCGCGGTGGAGACGGGGAGTCCGGTCCCGGCGGTCACTTCTGCCGGTAGCCGAGGACCGTCATCATCCCGGACTCCGAGTGGTAGATGTTGTGGCAGTGCAGCATCCACAGCCCGGGGTTGTCGGCGTCCAGGTCCACGGCCAGGCGCTCACCGGGCCGCATGATCGTGGTGTCCTTGCGCGGCCCGCCGTCGGGGAGCGTGAAGCTGTGACCGTGCAGGTGCATCGGGTGCCACATCTTCGTGCGGTTGCGGAACACCAACCGCACCCGCTCTCCCTCCCGGACCGGGTAGCGCTGCGACGGGGTGTACGGGCGCCCGTTGATCGCCCAGTTGAAGCTCCGCATGTTGCCGTTGAGCCGCAGGCTGATGGTGCGGTCCGGTTGCCGGATCCGGGCCCGCACGCTCTCGTCCGCCCGGAGCCGGTCCGCGGTCATCAGCCGCCCCTCCAACTCCCTGGGGTGGGCCGACGCATCCGGAGCCCGGCCGCTCGCGGTGCGCAGCACGGCTAGCGCGCTCTTGCCCGGACCCTTGCTGTCGGCGATGGCGACCAGCGGGAAGACCCCGGACCCGGCGGTGACCAGGACGTCGTAGCGCTCGGCCATGCCGATCAGCAACTGCTCGGCGCGGGCGTGCTCCACGGGGTGGCCGTCGGTGTGCGTGACGGTCATCCGGTGCCCGCCCAGCGCCACCCGGTAGGCGGTGTCGCCGCCGGCGTTGATGAAGCGGATCCGGATCCGGTCGCCGGGCCGGCACCGGAAGGTCTCCGGCGCCCTCTTCGTGCGGCCGTTGATGAGGTGGTAGGGGTAATTCACGTTCCCGGGCATGCTCTTCAGCACGGCGCTGTGGCTGCTGTCGCTCAGGAGGCGGCTGGGCCCGGAGCGGCCGTCGTGTCTTGGACCGTCGTCGCGGCGCGCCCCGCGGCCCGCCCGTGCCGCGGGCATGGGCGCGGCGCCCACGGCCGCGCGGGTGCTCGTGCCCGGCAGCGGCACGTCGCCCAGGCCGACGTCGTGCAGGCTCTGGTCCGCCAGGCCCAGGCCCAGGGTGCCCAGGCGCGAGCCGTCCACGTCGGGCACGAGCCGGTCGAGGTCCACGTTGGGGAAGACCGCGGGTCCCCAGCCGGGGGGCCTGGTTTCGCCGCCCGTGCTGTCGTGTTCGTCGCGGTCGTGGCGCTCGGGGCTGCTGGTGCTGTGCCCGGCGCCGTGGTCGTTCGTGCGCCCGTGGCCGTGGTCGGATCCGGGTCCGGCCATGGCGCTGTGACCGCCTCCGTGGTCGGAGCCGTCGTGCCCGTGCATGGAGCCCCGACCGTGGTTGAGCTCGTTCAGCACGGTGTCCGGGTTGCTGCCGTCCACCCCGTCGAGCCAGTCGTCCAGGACGACCACCCACTCGTGGTCGTACTCCAACGGCTCCCTGGGGTCGTCGATGATCAGCGGGCCGTAGAGCCCGTGGTCCTGCTGGACGCCGACGTGCGGATGGAACCAGTAGGTGCCCGGATCGGGGACCCGGAAGCGGTAGTGGAAGGAGCTGCCGGGCCTGATGGCGCGCTGGGTGATGTCGGGGACGCCGTCCATGTCGTTGCGCAGCCTGAGCCCGTGCCAGTGCACCGTGGTCGACTGCGGGAGGTGGTTGACGAAGGTCATCGACAGGGTGTCGCCCGCGGTGACCCGGATCTCCTTGCCCGGCAGTTGGTCGCCGTACACCCAGGTGTCGACGGACAGGCTGCCGAGGTCGATCCGGGCCTTCTGGGCCTCCATGTGCAGCCGGCGCACCCGCCCGGAGTCGTTGCGCCGGCGCTCGACCTCGGCGACCTCCGGGCCGCGCGGGTCGACGTAGCGGCCGCCGCGTGCGTGGTCGTGGGCGCGCCGGGCGTCCGGGCGTGGGGTCGCGCTGGCGGTACCGGCGGACGAGGCCAGCAGGCCGCCGCCGGCGACCGCGATGCCCGCGCTGAGCAGGGCGCGTCTGGAGTGTGTGGAAGGAGAGTCCATGAGTTGAGCACCTCGTGGCGAAGTCAGGGAACGGGGAGCGAGAGCGACCGCGGACCCCGGTAGGTGCGAGATCTCCCGGCCCGGCCTGACGGGGGCGCCGCGGAGAGCCGGGGCGGGGCCGGGGCGGGGGACCGTCGGGGAGGCCGGGCGGGTGGCGGGAAGTGCTCCGGCGCACTCAGCCGGCGGTCGGGCGCGGCCTGGTTGACGCGCTGGCCGGGGATATCGGCCACCGGCCGCGCGGTGGGCGACCGGGCCGGGTGGCGGCCCTGCGGTGATCACCCATCGCGCACCTCTCGACGGTCGGAGACCTGCACGGCGCACCCTGGGCCCCGGGGCCCACCCCGGAGGTGACCCATCGCGCCGCGCTCGCCGCGCCCCGTGGACCGCCCGCCTATTCTTGGCCTTCCCTCGCCCCCGGCGAACCCGGCATTCCGGACGAATCGTCGGTTTCCACCCGAACACCAGGATGTCCGTGCGCCCGACCCGCCCCGCCCCCGGTGCCCGTACGGCGGCCGCCGCCGTGCTGTTCCTCGGCGCGCTCGCCTACACCGCCTGGGTGTTGGAGCTGGTGATCGCCACCGGTCTGGACCCGGTGCGGGCGTACGTGAGCGAACTGGCCGCCGCGGACCAGCCGCTGGGCGGACTGTTCCGGGCCACCGACCTGGTCGCCGGGCTGCTGGTGCTCCTCGGCGCGCTGCTCGCGCTCGCCGCGACCCGGCGGCGGCCCTGGACGACCGCCGGCCTGGCCGCGCTGGCCCTGTTCGGCGCCGCCACCGCGCTGGACTCCCGACTGCCGCTGAGCTGCCCGCCCATCAGCGACCCGGTCTGCGCCGCCCGGGAGACCGCCGGGCTGGTCCCGGCCACCCACACCGCGCACGCGGTCAGCAGCACCCTGGCCATGCTGGGCGCGCTCGCCGCGCTGATCCTGCTCACCGTCGCCGCCCGCCGGTACGGCCAGTGGCCCGCGCTCGCCCGCCTCGGCCCGGCGCTGGTGCTGGCCGAACTCGCCGCCACCGCCTGGACGATGGCCGAGATCGCCGTCCTCACCGCGGGCCGGGCGACCTGGGCGCTCGGCGTCGGCCAGCGCCTCCAGGTGCTGCTGGTCGCCGTCTACCTCGCCGTGCTCGCCGGCTGCCTGGCCCGCCCCGACACCCGGGTCCGGCCCGACCCTCCGTCCGTACCGACGCCGCGCCCAGCGGACCCGCCGCCAGGAGACCGAGCCCCATGAACCGCTCCGCAGAACCCCGCCCCGCCCCCGGCCGGATGGTGCGCGTCGGCGGGCTGCCGCTGCACGTGCTGAGCGAGGGCCGCGGCCCCGTCGTCGTGCTCAGCGGCGGCCTCGGCATGGCCTGGTTCGACTGGGACGCGGTCGCCGCGCTGCTCGTCCCGCACCGCACCGTCGTCCGCTTCGACCGCCCCGGCCTGGGCCTGAGCGCCCCGGCCGGCGGACCGCCCGACCTGGCCGGCGAGGCGGACCGGATCGCCGGACTGTTGGACGCGCTCGACTACCGGGAGCCGGCCACCGTCGTCGGCCACTCGCTGGCGGGCTTCCACGCCGAGGCGTTCGCCCGGCTCCACCCGAACCGCTGCGCCGGGCTCGTCCTCGTCGACGGCAGCGTCGAGGAGGACCCGCGGCCCCGACTGCCGCGCGCCGTGCGGACGGCGTGGGCCGGCGCGCTGGCCCGGGCGCTGTCGGCCGCCGGGATGCCGCGCGCCCTCGGGCCCGCCACCCGGCGGCTGATCGGGCGCGCCACCACGGTCGGCAGCCACCCGCCGCACCCGTGGGAGGCCGCCGGCTACCGCACCAGCCGGGTCGTGCGCGCCTGCGTCCTGGAGAACGCCACCTACCCCTACCAGGCCGCCGACCTCGCCGCGCTGCGCGCGGACCGCCCGCTGCCCGCCGTCCCGGTCGCCGTCCTCGCGGCCCACGACGGCGGGGGCGGCGCCCGCGACCAGCGGTGGTTGGCCCGCCAGCGGGCGCTCGCCGAGCTGTTGGGCGGCCGCTGCACGGTCGCCGCCCCGGCCGGCCACCTGATGATGGCCGACGCCCCGGAGACCATCGCCCGCGCCGTACTGGACCTCGCCGCCGACCCGGCGGCCCCGGAACGCTGACGCTCCGCGCCGCAGTCCGGCAACGACCGCCGGAACAACCGCCGGAAGGGCAAGGAACGGGCCGCTCAATACCCGGTCAACGGCCCCCCACGCCGCCTCCAAGACTGGATCAAGCCGCCCGGAATGTGGCCGTCGGCCGCGCAGACCCGGCCTCGCGCGGGGAAGATGCCTGGCGCGGGCGGACGGAGAACGGTTCTGATTCAGGCCAAGGGTGCGTAATGTGACGGTAACCCCCTGACGTGATACTGGTGGGCCACGACGCGATGATCCCCGCGTGGACAGGCCGAATGACCTGCAAGGATTGGTGAACCATGGACAAGCAGCAGGAGTTTGTGCTCCGGACCCTGGAAGAGCGCGACATCCGCTTCGTCCGGCTGTGGTTCACCGACGTCCTGGGCTTCCTGAAATCCGTCGCGGTGGCCCCGGCCGAGCTGGAGCAGGCCTTCGACGAGGGCATCGGCTTCGACGGCTCCGCGATCGAGGGCTTCGCCCGGGTCTACGAGTCCGACATGATCGCCAAGCCGGACCCGGGCACCTTCCAGATCCTGCCCTGGCGCGCCGAGGCCCCCGGCACCGCCCGGATGTTCTGCGACATCCTGATGCCCGACGGCTCACCCTCCTACGCCGACCCGCGCTTCGTCCTCAAGCGCATCCTGGCCAAGACCTCCGACCTCGGCTTCACCTTCTACACCCACCCCGAGATCGAGTTCTTCCTGCTCAAGGACAAGCCGGTGGACGGCTCCCGGCCGATCCCCGGCGACTCCTCCGGCTACTTCGACCACACCCCGCAGAACGTCGGGATGGACTTCCGTCGGCAGGCCATCACCATGCTGGAATCGATGGGCATCTCGGTGGAGTTCAGCCACCACGAGGGCGCCCCCGGCCAGCAGGAGATCGACCTGCGCTACGCCGACGCGCTCTCCACCGCCGACAACATCATGACCTTCCGGCTGGTGATGAAGCAGGTCGCGCTGGAACAGGGCGTGCAGGCCACCTTCATGCCCAAGCCCTTCTCGGAGTACCCGGGTTCGGGCATGCACACCCACCTCTCGCTCTTCGAGGGCGACCGCAACGCCTTCCACGAGTCCGGCGCCGAGTACCAACTCTCCAAGGTGGGCCGCTCGTTCATCGCCGGCCTGCTCCGGCACGCCGCCGAGATCTCCGCCGTCACCAACCAGTGGGTCAACTCCTACAAGCGCATCTGGGGCGGCGCCAACCGCACCGCGGGCGCCGGCGGCGAGGCCCCCTCCTACATCTGCTGGGGCCACAACAACCGCTCCGCGCTGATCCGCGTCCCGATGTACAAGCCCGGCAAGATGGGCTCCACCCGCGTCGAGGTCCGCTCCGTGGACTCCGGCGCCAACCCGTACCTGGCGTACGCGGTGCTGCTCGCGGCCGGCCTGAAGGGCATCGAGGAGGGCTACGAACTCCCGGCCGGCGCGGACGACGACGTGTGGGCGCTGTCCGACTCCGAGCG includes the following:
- a CDS encoding MFS transporter; the encoded protein is MPLALLALAISAFGIGTTEFVMMGLLPDVADDLGTSVPTAGYLVSAYALGVVIGAPLLTALGSRVPRKRMLVALMAVFTVGNLASALAPTFGLLVAGRLLAGLPHGAFFGVGAVVAARMVHEGRRARAVATMFLGLTIANIVGVPAATLLGQHLGWRATFLVVAVIGLVAMAALARLIPPLPAEARTGLGGELRALGNRQVLLGLLTTVFGFAGVFAVYSYLASMMTEVTGFAAGTVPVVLALFGIGMTLGALAAGPLTDRALRPTLYAALGALAVVLTVFHFVATVKWAALVSVVLIGAVGFLTTTPLQMLVMNKAQHAPTLAAASNQSAFNLANAGGAWIGGLVLSAGWGWTSPTLAGAVLAAAGLVVALVAGLLDRGAPETTKIVARGGEGEPGPAAPDRAAADAVTPPLASGS
- a CDS encoding TetR/AcrR family transcriptional regulator, coding for MKAAEDGGSARGPRAGAPAPARRGRPRSAAAGSAIVEAVLRLIEDGVPIGELSIERIAREAGVGKATLYRRWSGKSALLLDVMRSLDAPDPPLLGRSVREDLVALLEFWRHRGLAKRSSAVLRTVVSHVEAQPELWTEYHETVVRARHEALIGVLRRGMATGEVRTDQDLETLADLFVGPMLARALLREWRELPEGFAEAIVDTVLEGVRPRPALPDAKAG
- a CDS encoding NAD+ synthase; amino-acid sequence: MPQLRLALNQIDSCVGDIARNAETIVHWTRHAAGQGSHLVAFPEMALTGYPVEDLALRASFVTASRAALTELAGRLAAEGLGDVPVVVGYLDRCAQALPRYGRPAGAPQNAAAVLHRGAVALSFAKHHLPNYGVFDEFRYFVPGDTLPVIRVHGVDVALAICEDLWQEGGRVPAARSAGAGLLLSVNASPYERNKDDTRLELVRKRAQEAGCTTAYLAMMGGQDELVFDGDSIVVDRDGGVIARAPQFAEGCVLLDLELPAAAPEPPSGVLDDGLRVDHVVLSAKELAPYPPQTAGGIAARLDDLEEVYTALVVGLRAYVAKNGFGSVVLGLSGGVDSALVAALACDALGAGQVHAVAMPSRYSSQHSLDDAAELARRTGLHFRTVPIGPMFDAYLGALGLTGLAEENLQSRLRGTILMGISNQEGHLVLAPGNKSELACGYSTLYGDSVGGYGPIKDVYKTVVYELAHWRNRAAAERGQTPPIPEHTLSKPPSAELRPGQVDTDSLPDYPVLDRVLELYVDRDLGRAQIVAQGFDAALVTRVLRLVDRAEYKRRQYPPGTKISAKGFGKDRRLPITNHWREGA
- a CDS encoding multicopper oxidase family protein; translation: MDSPSTHSRRALLSAGIAVAGGGLLASSAGTASATPRPDARRAHDHARGGRYVDPRGPEVAEVERRRNDSGRVRRLHMEAQKARIDLGSLSVDTWVYGDQLPGKEIRVTAGDTLSMTFVNHLPQSTTVHWHGLRLRNDMDGVPDITQRAIRPGSSFHYRFRVPDPGTYWFHPHVGVQQDHGLYGPLIIDDPREPLEYDHEWVVVLDDWLDGVDGSNPDTVLNELNHGRGSMHGHDGSDHGGGHSAMAGPGSDHGHGRTNDHGAGHSTSSPERHDRDEHDSTGGETRPPGWGPAVFPNVDLDRLVPDVDGSRLGTLGLGLADQSLHDVGLGDVPLPGTSTRAAVGAAPMPAARAGRGARRDDGPRHDGRSGPSRLLSDSSHSAVLKSMPGNVNYPYHLINGRTKRAPETFRCRPGDRIRIRFINAGGDTAYRVALGGHRMTVTHTDGHPVEHARAEQLLIGMAERYDVLVTAGSGVFPLVAIADSKGPGKSALAVLRTASGRAPDASAHPRELEGRLMTADRLRADESVRARIRQPDRTISLRLNGNMRSFNWAINGRPYTPSQRYPVREGERVRLVFRNRTKMWHPMHLHGHSFTLPDGGPRKDTTIMRPGERLAVDLDADNPGLWMLHCHNIYHSESGMMTVLGYRQK
- a CDS encoding endonuclease/exonuclease/phosphatase family protein, which codes for MWRRGIILAVLAVALGLAMVLHARIPNTVGNLGSLLETFLPWLGLGVPLLLLCALLRRSATALVALVLPAVAWVALFGGQITDKSGTGGNLTVLTHNVDAGNPDPAGTARDIVASGADVVALEELTGTALPTYRAGLAATYPYHTVQGTVGLWSKRPLADIRPVDIKIGWVRALRATLTAADGRQIAVYVAHMPSVRVHVDKGFTANQRDGSARALGEAIAADPVRQVMLLGDLNGTMNDRSLAPLTSQLRSAQGAAGDGFGFSWPTDFPMARIDQILVKGIDPVKAWVLPATGSDHRPVAATLKV
- a CDS encoding DUF998 domain-containing protein, which produces MSVRPTRPAPGARTAAAAVLFLGALAYTAWVLELVIATGLDPVRAYVSELAAADQPLGGLFRATDLVAGLLVLLGALLALAATRRRPWTTAGLAALALFGAATALDSRLPLSCPPISDPVCAARETAGLVPATHTAHAVSSTLAMLGALAALILLTVAARRYGQWPALARLGPALVLAELAATAWTMAEIAVLTAGRATWALGVGQRLQVLLVAVYLAVLAGCLARPDTRVRPDPPSVPTPRPADPPPGDRAP
- the glnA gene encoding type I glutamate--ammonia ligase, coding for MDKQQEFVLRTLEERDIRFVRLWFTDVLGFLKSVAVAPAELEQAFDEGIGFDGSAIEGFARVYESDMIAKPDPGTFQILPWRAEAPGTARMFCDILMPDGSPSYADPRFVLKRILAKTSDLGFTFYTHPEIEFFLLKDKPVDGSRPIPGDSSGYFDHTPQNVGMDFRRQAITMLESMGISVEFSHHEGAPGQQEIDLRYADALSTADNIMTFRLVMKQVALEQGVQATFMPKPFSEYPGSGMHTHLSLFEGDRNAFHESGAEYQLSKVGRSFIAGLLRHAAEISAVTNQWVNSYKRIWGGANRTAGAGGEAPSYICWGHNNRSALIRVPMYKPGKMGSTRVEVRSVDSGANPYLAYAVLLAAGLKGIEEGYELPAGADDDVWALSDSERRAMGIEPLPQNLGEAIELMERSELVAETLGEHVFDFFLRNKKQEWEEYRSEVTAFELRKMLPVL
- a CDS encoding alpha/beta fold hydrolase → MNRSAEPRPAPGRMVRVGGLPLHVLSEGRGPVVVLSGGLGMAWFDWDAVAALLVPHRTVVRFDRPGLGLSAPAGGPPDLAGEADRIAGLLDALDYREPATVVGHSLAGFHAEAFARLHPNRCAGLVLVDGSVEEDPRPRLPRAVRTAWAGALARALSAAGMPRALGPATRRLIGRATTVGSHPPHPWEAAGYRTSRVVRACVLENATYPYQAADLAALRADRPLPAVPVAVLAAHDGGGGARDQRWLARQRALAELLGGRCTVAAPAGHLMMADAPETIARAVLDLAADPAAPER